One Glycine soja cultivar W05 chromosome 2, ASM419377v2, whole genome shotgun sequence genomic region harbors:
- the LOC114379828 gene encoding putative disease resistance protein RGA3 isoform X2 → MAEAVVEIVLEKLNSLIQKELGLFLGFDQDIKRIANLLTSIKATLEDAEEKKFSNRDIKHWLGKLKDAARILDDILDECGPSDKVQNSYLSSFHPKHVVFHYKIAKNMKMIREKLEKIANERTEFNLTEMVRERSGVIEWRKTSSVITEPHIYGREEDKDKIIEFLVDDASHYEDLSVYPIVGLGGLGKTTLAQLIFNHEKVVHHFELRIWVCVSEDFSLRRMTKVIIEEATGRAREDMDLEPQQRGLQDLLQRKRYLLVLDDVWDDKQENWQKLKSLLACGAPGASILVTTRLSKVAEIMGTIKIPHELSLLSDNDCWELFKHQAFGPNEVEHVELEDIGKEIVKKCGGLPLAAKELGSLLRFERKKNEWLNVKERNLLELSHNGNSIMASLRLSYLNLPIRLRQCFAYCAIFPKHEQIWKQQLVELWMANGLISSNERLDFEDVGDGIWNELYWRSFFQDIKKDEFGKVTSFKLHGLVHDLAQSVTEDVSCITDDNGGTVLIEKIHHLSNHRSRSDSIHLHQVESLRTYLLPHQHGGALSPDVLKCSSLRMLHLGQREELSSSIGDLKHLRYLNLSGGEFETLPESLCKLWNLQILKLDNCRNLKILPNSLILLKYLQQLSLKDCYKLLSLPPQIGKLTSLRSLTKYFVSKEKGFFLAELGALKLKGDLEIKHLGKVKSVKDVKEANMSIKPLNKLKLSWDKYDEEWEIQENVKEILEGLCPDTQQLQSLWVGGYKGDYFPQWIFSPSLMYLRIEGCRDVKALDEALQHMTVLHSLSLYYLRNLESLPDCLGDLPLLRELAIAFCSKLRRLPTSLRLQTLKTLRIWGCPDLEMETRHDSSKVAHFPEIRVNGYLIKG, encoded by the exons ATGGCTGAGGCTGTCGTTGAAATTGTGCTTGAGAAATTGAACTCACTCATTCAAAAGGAGCTGGGACTATTTTTGGGTTTCGATCAAGACATTAAAAGGATTGCCAACTTGCTCACTTCAATCAAGGCTACGCTTGAAGATGCTGAGGAGAAAAAATTCTCAAACAGAGATATTAAACATTGGCTGGGAAAGCTAAAAGATGCAGCTCGTATCCTGGATGACATCTTGGACGAGTGTGGTCCATCAGACAAGGTACAGAACTCTTACTTGTCCTCTTTTCATCCAAAGCATGTTGTTTTCCATTACAAAATTGCTAAGAACATGAAAATGAtaagagaaaaattagaaaaaattgcTAATGAAAGGACTGAGTTTAATTTGACTGAGATGGTTCGTGAGAGAAGTGGAGTCATTGAGTGGAGAAAAACCAGTTCAGTCATCACTGAACCACACATCTATGGAAGAGAAGAAGATAAGGataaaattatagaattttTGGTTGATGATGCTTCTCATTATGAGGATTTATCTGTCTATCCAATTGTTGGTCTAGGGGGGCTTGGAAAGACAACACTTGCCCAACTCATCTTCAATCATGAGAAGGTAGTCCATCACTTTGAGTTAAGAATTTGGGTATGTGTTTCAGAAGATTTCAGCTTGAGGAGAATGACAAAAGTTATCATCGAAGAAGCAACTGGGCGTGCCCGTGAGGATATGGATCTAGAGCCACAACAAAGAGGACTTCAAGATCTGCTTCAAAGGAAAAGATATTTGCTTGTTTTGGATGATGTGTGGGATGATAAGCAAGAGAATTGGCAAAAGTTGAAATCTTTATTGGCTTGTGGGGCACCGGGCGCTTCCATCTTGGTGACTACCCGTCTATCAAAGGTTGCAGAAATCATGGGAACAATAAAGATTCCCCATGAATTATCTTTGTTATCTGACAATGATTGTTGGGAATTGTTTAAGCACCAAGCCTTTGGACCAAATGAGGTAGAACATGTAGAACTTGAGGACATAGGGAAGGAGATAGTAAAGAAGTGTGGGGGACTACCTCTTGCTGCAAAAGAACTAGGAAGTCTTTTACGCttcgaaagaaagaaaaatgagtgGCTCAATGTTAAGGAAAGAAACCTTTTGGAGTTATCACACAATGGAAACTCCATAATGGCTTCCCTGAGATTGAGTTACTTGAATTTACCAATTAGACTCAGACAGTGTTTTGCTTATTGTGCAATATTTCCCAAACACGAACAAATATGGAAGCAACAATTAGTTGAACTATGGATGGCTAATGGGCTCATTTCATCCAATGAAAGATTAGATTTCGAAGATGTTGGTGATGGTATATGGAATGAACTATATTGGAGATCATTTTTTCAGGATATTAAGAAAGATGAATTTGGCAAAGTTACAAGTTTCAAGTTGCATGGTCTTGTTCATGATCTTGCACAATCTGTCACAGAAGATGTTAGTTGCATCACAGATGACAATGGTGGAACTGTTTTGATCGAAAAAATTCACCATCTTTCAAATCATAGGTCAAGGTCTGATTCAATCCACTTGCATCAAGTGGAATCTTTGAGGACTTATCTATTGCCACATCAACATGGTGGTGCACTTTCTCCTGATGTATTGAAATGTTCTTCTTTGCGGATGCTTCACTTAGGACAAAGGGAAGAATTGTCATCTTCAATTGGCGATTTAAAACATCTAAGGTACTTGAATCTTtctgggggtgagtttgaaactCTTCCAGAATCACTATGTAAATTGTGGAATTTACAGATATTGAAATTAGACAACTGTCGCAATCTCAAAATATTGCCAAACAGTTTGATACTCTTAAAATATCTACAACAGTTATCTTTGAAGGATTGCTACAAACTATTAAGCTTGCCTCCTCAGATTGGCAAGTTAACTTCCCTAAGGAGTTTAACTAAGTACTTTGTTAGCAAGGAAAAAGGGTTCTTTTTGGCAGAATTGGGAGCATTGAAGCTTAAAGGAGATCTTGAGATCAAGCATTTGGGGAAAGTGAAAAGTGTAAAGGATGTCAAAGAAGCCAATATGTCAATTAAACCACTGAATAAGTTGAAATTGTCATGGGACAAATATGATGAAGAGTGGGAAATACAAGAAAATGTTAAGGAGATTCTTGAAGGGCTTTGCCCTGACACCCAACAACTTCAGAGTTTGTGGGTGGGAGGATATAAAGGTGATTATTTTCCACAATGGATATTTAGTCCTTCTCTCATGTATTTAAGGATTGAAGGATGCAGAGATGTAAAAGCTTTGGATGAGGCTTTACAACATATGACTGTCCTGCACTCGTTATCCTTATACTATCTTAGAAACCTAGAATCCTTGCCTGATTGTCTTGGAGACCTTCCCTTGCTTCGCGAATTGGCTATTGCTTTCTGTTCCAAGTTGAGGAGACTTCCAACCAGCCTACGCCTTCAAACTCTAAAAACGCTGAGGATTTGGGGTTGCCCTGACTTAGAGATGGAAACAAGACATGACTCGTCAAAAGTAGCTCACTTTCCAGAAATTAGAGTCAACGGTTATCTTATAAAAG GCTAA
- the LOC114379828 gene encoding putative disease resistance protein RGA3 isoform X1, which produces MAEAVVEIVLEKLNSLIQKELGLFLGFDQDIKRIANLLTSIKATLEDAEEKKFSNRDIKHWLGKLKDAARILDDILDECGPSDKVQNSYLSSFHPKHVVFHYKIAKNMKMIREKLEKIANERTEFNLTEMVRERSGVIEWRKTSSVITEPHIYGREEDKDKIIEFLVDDASHYEDLSVYPIVGLGGLGKTTLAQLIFNHEKVVHHFELRIWVCVSEDFSLRRMTKVIIEEATGRAREDMDLEPQQRGLQDLLQRKRYLLVLDDVWDDKQENWQKLKSLLACGAPGASILVTTRLSKVAEIMGTIKIPHELSLLSDNDCWELFKHQAFGPNEVEHVELEDIGKEIVKKCGGLPLAAKELGSLLRFERKKNEWLNVKERNLLELSHNGNSIMASLRLSYLNLPIRLRQCFAYCAIFPKHEQIWKQQLVELWMANGLISSNERLDFEDVGDGIWNELYWRSFFQDIKKDEFGKVTSFKLHGLVHDLAQSVTEDVSCITDDNGGTVLIEKIHHLSNHRSRSDSIHLHQVESLRTYLLPHQHGGALSPDVLKCSSLRMLHLGQREELSSSIGDLKHLRYLNLSGGEFETLPESLCKLWNLQILKLDNCRNLKILPNSLILLKYLQQLSLKDCYKLLSLPPQIGKLTSLRSLTKYFVSKEKGFFLAELGALKLKGDLEIKHLGKVKSVKDVKEANMSIKPLNKLKLSWDKYDEEWEIQENVKEILEGLCPDTQQLQSLWVGGYKGDYFPQWIFSPSLMYLRIEGCRDVKALDEALQHMTVLHSLSLYYLRNLESLPDCLGDLPLLRELAIAFCSKLRRLPTSLRLQTLKTLRIWGCPDLEMETRHDSSKVAHFPEIRVNGYLIKV; this is translated from the exons ATGGCTGAGGCTGTCGTTGAAATTGTGCTTGAGAAATTGAACTCACTCATTCAAAAGGAGCTGGGACTATTTTTGGGTTTCGATCAAGACATTAAAAGGATTGCCAACTTGCTCACTTCAATCAAGGCTACGCTTGAAGATGCTGAGGAGAAAAAATTCTCAAACAGAGATATTAAACATTGGCTGGGAAAGCTAAAAGATGCAGCTCGTATCCTGGATGACATCTTGGACGAGTGTGGTCCATCAGACAAGGTACAGAACTCTTACTTGTCCTCTTTTCATCCAAAGCATGTTGTTTTCCATTACAAAATTGCTAAGAACATGAAAATGAtaagagaaaaattagaaaaaattgcTAATGAAAGGACTGAGTTTAATTTGACTGAGATGGTTCGTGAGAGAAGTGGAGTCATTGAGTGGAGAAAAACCAGTTCAGTCATCACTGAACCACACATCTATGGAAGAGAAGAAGATAAGGataaaattatagaattttTGGTTGATGATGCTTCTCATTATGAGGATTTATCTGTCTATCCAATTGTTGGTCTAGGGGGGCTTGGAAAGACAACACTTGCCCAACTCATCTTCAATCATGAGAAGGTAGTCCATCACTTTGAGTTAAGAATTTGGGTATGTGTTTCAGAAGATTTCAGCTTGAGGAGAATGACAAAAGTTATCATCGAAGAAGCAACTGGGCGTGCCCGTGAGGATATGGATCTAGAGCCACAACAAAGAGGACTTCAAGATCTGCTTCAAAGGAAAAGATATTTGCTTGTTTTGGATGATGTGTGGGATGATAAGCAAGAGAATTGGCAAAAGTTGAAATCTTTATTGGCTTGTGGGGCACCGGGCGCTTCCATCTTGGTGACTACCCGTCTATCAAAGGTTGCAGAAATCATGGGAACAATAAAGATTCCCCATGAATTATCTTTGTTATCTGACAATGATTGTTGGGAATTGTTTAAGCACCAAGCCTTTGGACCAAATGAGGTAGAACATGTAGAACTTGAGGACATAGGGAAGGAGATAGTAAAGAAGTGTGGGGGACTACCTCTTGCTGCAAAAGAACTAGGAAGTCTTTTACGCttcgaaagaaagaaaaatgagtgGCTCAATGTTAAGGAAAGAAACCTTTTGGAGTTATCACACAATGGAAACTCCATAATGGCTTCCCTGAGATTGAGTTACTTGAATTTACCAATTAGACTCAGACAGTGTTTTGCTTATTGTGCAATATTTCCCAAACACGAACAAATATGGAAGCAACAATTAGTTGAACTATGGATGGCTAATGGGCTCATTTCATCCAATGAAAGATTAGATTTCGAAGATGTTGGTGATGGTATATGGAATGAACTATATTGGAGATCATTTTTTCAGGATATTAAGAAAGATGAATTTGGCAAAGTTACAAGTTTCAAGTTGCATGGTCTTGTTCATGATCTTGCACAATCTGTCACAGAAGATGTTAGTTGCATCACAGATGACAATGGTGGAACTGTTTTGATCGAAAAAATTCACCATCTTTCAAATCATAGGTCAAGGTCTGATTCAATCCACTTGCATCAAGTGGAATCTTTGAGGACTTATCTATTGCCACATCAACATGGTGGTGCACTTTCTCCTGATGTATTGAAATGTTCTTCTTTGCGGATGCTTCACTTAGGACAAAGGGAAGAATTGTCATCTTCAATTGGCGATTTAAAACATCTAAGGTACTTGAATCTTtctgggggtgagtttgaaactCTTCCAGAATCACTATGTAAATTGTGGAATTTACAGATATTGAAATTAGACAACTGTCGCAATCTCAAAATATTGCCAAACAGTTTGATACTCTTAAAATATCTACAACAGTTATCTTTGAAGGATTGCTACAAACTATTAAGCTTGCCTCCTCAGATTGGCAAGTTAACTTCCCTAAGGAGTTTAACTAAGTACTTTGTTAGCAAGGAAAAAGGGTTCTTTTTGGCAGAATTGGGAGCATTGAAGCTTAAAGGAGATCTTGAGATCAAGCATTTGGGGAAAGTGAAAAGTGTAAAGGATGTCAAAGAAGCCAATATGTCAATTAAACCACTGAATAAGTTGAAATTGTCATGGGACAAATATGATGAAGAGTGGGAAATACAAGAAAATGTTAAGGAGATTCTTGAAGGGCTTTGCCCTGACACCCAACAACTTCAGAGTTTGTGGGTGGGAGGATATAAAGGTGATTATTTTCCACAATGGATATTTAGTCCTTCTCTCATGTATTTAAGGATTGAAGGATGCAGAGATGTAAAAGCTTTGGATGAGGCTTTACAACATATGACTGTCCTGCACTCGTTATCCTTATACTATCTTAGAAACCTAGAATCCTTGCCTGATTGTCTTGGAGACCTTCCCTTGCTTCGCGAATTGGCTATTGCTTTCTGTTCCAAGTTGAGGAGACTTCCAACCAGCCTACGCCTTCAAACTCTAAAAACGCTGAGGATTTGGGGTTGCCCTGACTTAGAGATGGAAACAAGACATGACTCGTCAAAAGTAGCTCACTTTCCAGAAATTAGAGTCAACGGTTATCTTATAAAAG TTTAA
- the LOC114379854 gene encoding uncharacterized protein LOC114379854 yields MGNCQAVDAAVLVIQHPCGKIERLYWPVTASEVMRTNPGHYVSLIIPLPVPPQEQNQEQKTVRFTRVKLLRPNETLNLGHAYRLITTQEVMKVLKAKKHAKTKKPLAEAAEKPHRVQSEKQSSASEAHTAGESTHQGMRAERHRPRTASANPAVVRSKSWRPSLQSISELAS; encoded by the exons ATGGGGAATTGCCAAGCTGTGGATGCTGCAGTGCTTGTGATCCAACACCCTTGTGGGAAGATAGAGAGGTTGTATTGGCCAGTCACTGCAAGTGAGGTCATGAGGACTAATCCAGGTCACTATGTTTCTTTGATAATACCATTGCCTGTGCCACCACAGGAGCAGAATCAAGAGCAGAAAACGGTGCGTTTCACACGCGTTAAGCTGCTCCGGCCTAATGAGACTCTCAACCTTGGCCATGCTTACAGGCTTATCACCACTCAAG AGGTCATGAAGGTGTTGAAAGCTAAGAAGCATGCAAAGACAAAGAAGCCACTGGCTGAGGCCGCCGAGAAGCCGCATAGGGTGCAGTCGGAGAAGCAGAGTTCAGCTAGTGAGGCACACACAGCAGGAGAGTCTACACATCAG GGAATGAGAGCAGAGAGACACAGGCCAAGGACGGCTTCAGCTAATCCTGCTGTAGTGAGGTCAAAATCCTGGCGCCCTTCCTTACAGAGCATTTCTGAGTTAGCAAGTTGA